A region of the Callithrix jacchus isolate 240 chromosome 10, calJac240_pri, whole genome shotgun sequence genome:
GTTCTTAACACAAAAAAGATAAGTATTTCAAAACATAACATTGTACCACattaatacatacaatttttgtcaataaaaataataaacaaatgtttcatttctaaaaggaaacaataaaataatatatttttaaaaggctttttacAATTTATCCATATAACAGCCAAAATGTTTTAAGCACAATTTACTAAGCTGTGGTCTAAGTATCtgatatttattatcttatttaatttacCCAACAATATCATGAGAGCAGGCCTGTAAATATCACCACTTTTAACAACAGCAGACTGAGGTACAAAGAGTTTAATTTAGTGTCCAAAGATGCATAGATGACCAAGGGAAGAGAGGGATTCAAATGCAGGCACTCTGGTCCCTTTCCTCATCACTACTTAAAAAATATCATCTCACAGCAAAGAAGAAGATTCAccaaatttcaaatgaaaaaaccCAGGACTTTCATTATCATGGATatttaaattcagtaaaatacatgtatgtacaacaaaaaagaaaaatttgtaagtgattttttattcattctaaatttcttaattttctcagtttttataaTAACTTGGATTAATTTTATagattatatttatcttttatggtTTAGCTTTATAgattaaataatgtaatattatttctgtagaaaaaattattatatgttGACAAAACACTattctcaataataataacaccTATATAAGCCAAGTTATTCTGGAAATTCTGCACTCAACAAATTTAAGTTCCCTGATTTTGCTATAAATCTTCCCATaccaatgaataaaatgaaaaaaaagcatatttGGCTAgctaaaaagtaaattatatattttatactttttttttcctatggacacacagatatacatactCACCTCAAGAGTATAAgctttttcaattgttttaatgtttaaaacattatatctacatttaaaaaaatttagacaaTATGCCCAACAAATTTCTCTCATTGTTATTGTGCTCACTTTAAAAGAGGTACTTTCAATtctatcttatttattctttattttagttttacttttaggCAATGCCATTTTCAAAAAGACTCTGTCAAAATTTCCAAGTAGAAATATCTTTCTTTATCCCTTTCcactttatctatttatttatttagacagagcctccgtcgctcaggctagagtgcagtggtgtgatcttggctcactgcgacctccacctcccggggtcaagcaattctcctgcttcagcctccagagtatctgggattacaggtgtctgccactatgcacaactaatatttgcatttttagtggagaccgggtttcaccatgttggccaggctggtctcaaactcctgatctcaggtgatctgtccgacttggcctcccaaagtgctggaattacaggtgtgaactactttGCCCAGCCTCACTCTTTCAATGTAATTATTTATCATTACACAGGTACCAATGTGAACGTCTCTTCAGGTGTAGAGTACAAATGCAGTCACATATCTCTTACTCATTTCCACTAAGTACTCAAACACTTATCTACTTAATAAACAGGAAGCctaatatattttctgaaaattcttCCCTCTATTAATAAAGAATCTGCTTCAAAGGGAGCAGTCCTCTGGTGCTGAGAGGCTACTGGAATTTGGTCAGTCCAAAACTACTGCTGCTTCTTACTGCTGTATGATGTTAAAATGGAAAGCTAAGCCCCTACCATTTCTACTTGGTAATGTGTCAGGATGACGCCCTACCAGAGAGTGAGTCTACCACACCCATTCAAGGCTTTCTCCCCACATCTAGTTCTTCTTATAACATGGATTTCCAAAGTCAGGATGATGTGTGCCAAATGAGTTTAACTCAAGATCATTGTACACACCAGctacagagtagaaaataaaagtaaaattttaaaaatatttgtatcatCTCGGAGTATAGTAATAAAGAATGAGTAAGTAGAGAATTTTATTTGGAGGAGGAATGTGAGAAGCAAGCCATTAGCCATCCCTAGAGCGTGGAGTGTGCCAGCAGCACATATTTTCCCAGGACCCTCCTCAGGGCCCCCATGACTTCCTTATTTCTCAGGCTGTAGATGAGGGGATTCAAGGCTGGAGTGACAATTGTGTAGAACACAGATATGATGTTGTCTTGTTTGGGACTATGGAAGGAACTGGGCAAGACATACATGAATGTGGCAGCTCCATAGAACATCCCAACTACAGTCAGGTGGGAAGAGCAGGTGACAAGGGCTTTCTTCCTCCCCTCATTTGATGGCATATGGAGCACAGTGAATAAGATTAGTGTGTAGGAGGCAACAATGGCAGAAATGGGGAGCAAGAGAAAAGTCACTCCTGTCATGTATATTATAAGTTCATACCTGGAGGTATCAGCACAGGCCAACTTCAACAAGGGTGGGATCTCGCAGAGCAGATGCCTGATTTCCCAGGACATGCAGAAAGGAAAGTGCATGGTGTACATGGTATGTCCTAGAGCAGTCAGAGATGCCAGGATCCAGAATGTGGCCACCATGAGCCAGCAGACTCTTGGGCTCATGAGGGTCATGTATTTCAGTGGATGACAAATGGCCACATACCTGTCATAGGCCATGAAGGCCAGTAGGAGGTCTTCAGCGCCACCCATTGTCAGTGCCAGGAACATCTGAAGGGCACAGCCTCCAAAGGAGATGGTGTTTTCTCTGCGCAGAAAGTCTGCAAGGGCCTTGGGAGTGACAACAGATGTGAACAGGAGGTCCATGAGAGAGAGCTGCCCAAGCAGGAGGTACATGGGCACGTGGAGCCGGGCTTCCATGGTGATGGCCAGGAGCAGCAGGCCATTGCTGGTCAGGGCCAACAAGTAAAGGACAGTAATTGTAGCACAGACCACTTCAGGAGACCCACTGTCATTTAGAATTCCCACCAAGATGAAGGCACTTCCCAAGGTGGAGTTCCAGAGCTCcatgatgtgtttttttttagtggCCTAGAACAAAATATATTATCAGTGGAAGCTTTTCTAAAAGTGTTCACTCTAGCTTTGGATTGTTCTAAGTCATTTTGCATTGGCCAATAGGAATCACATAATATGGTATCTTTTTCATCTCTTAATGTAACTctgattgcttttctttttttttgagactgagttttgctcttgttatgcaggctggagtgcaatggtgggatctcagctcactgcaacctccgcctcctgggttcaagcagttctcctttctcagcctcctgaggcagggattacaggcatgcgccaccatgcccagctaattttttgtacttttagtagagacggggtttcaccatgttgaccaggatggtctcgatctcttgaccccgtgatccacccacctcggcttcccaaagtgctgggattacaggcgtgagccaccgcacccggccctgtaACTCTGATTTCTGAATGCCTTTATTAAATTATGATAAACCATAAACAAAATTAGTATCAGGTATTTTGGTATGTTGTTAATAATCATTTAGAAATCCCTTCAAATAAGGTTCCAGAAGAACAAGCCCAAGCAAACATCTTTGTAGATAGATGAAAACGTCTCTCTTTTTACAATGAACAAATACACTGGGCATTGGTTTAAGATATAGCTATTTTTCTGCTTAACATGTACTTGGAATTCCAATTCAGTTTTTCAAGttgtatttataaaaaaaatctttactgtCTTCTCCCTTAAACCAGTCTCATTGTTGTTGATTACCTGCCTCAATAGGAGACTCTCTGGGCTCTTGGGCTGCTTGATCACCTGGACTCTTCAACTGCTACTCTGCTGGATGGAAAGAGAATTCTTGGCTGAATTTAACAGTCATGTGGTATAGATTTTAGAGGTAAATCTAGAGGAACAGTACAAAAGAAGTTTGCCtatttgaaaataacaataaGAGGTTTACTCAGAAACAGGCAGGAATAAAGGCAATGAGATTTGTGGTGGCATGGTAGGTGTTTGTGTTTAGGGCACTTGATAAACGGGGTCAGCTACAAAGGAGGAGACATTGCAGAAAAGGCCCAGAGCAATAGCATTACCTGTGAGCCACAGCAACACACTCAAGGTGAGAAGATTTCTCCCCACTAATCTTAGGAATATAAGGAAGAATGGTGGTCCTGCCGAGCCCTGAATCCATATGACAGCACTGCTGGTAGGGATTGAGAAGGAGAGGCGGAGTGTGAGGTATGCGTGGGACAGCATTCACTTGGCTTGATCTTTATGAATGCAGTTTTTTTCACAGTTGGATGGAAGACTTAGGAGACattttggaagagaaaaaataattcttcatCAAATTAGTTATCTTTCCCTTGAATAATCTGCACCTACTTCTTCAAATGTCCATTTATGTCACTCTCCTGGTCAACTCAGAGTTAGAACCTTGAAGTGGTAAGGTCATAAAAACCTGACATTGGAAGGCCCATCCGTTCCAGCTTCTTTtatccattcaataaatatttactaagggCCTATGATATATCAGGCACTACACTTGGGCAACTGCGTAGATGTGAAAAATTGATCACACAAACACCTACATACAGCCAGTGGTGATGATtgataaatgagagaaaatatactaaGAGAACATATAAATGAGGTCTCAGGAAAGGATTCATCAAGGAAGTGTCATACAAACTACAGGCTGAGGATCAGCAGGCGTTGGCTAAATAAAAAAGGGTcaggatataatttttaaaaaatgaggggTATCAGAGCATCAGAacattaacatattaaaaatatagtacaGGAATGTCCTCCCTGCACTTTTGCAGTAAAGTCTGGGcagaaaccagacagaaaatgcCCTCTACCACTCAGAGTCTAAGATCTTTCTCCTGTCTTACAAAACGAAAACTATAATTTTAACCTAGGAATCACTGACTGGAAAAACTTATTTGTCTGTTGACAACAAAAAGACAAGTCCAAAAACAATTCTAAGCACTATTTCTGCTAAATATTAGATttgaaatgcttttgtttttctcgAATAAAAAGATGGATGGACAGGGAGAGAAAATGAGTAACACTATTAGCTGGGCACGTTCCTCTAGATTCTTGCACCAGATGTTTGGACAGAATTTCAAAGAGAACAAAAATCAGGGCTTGAGTAAGGTGGCGTAACCAGGACTTAGGATCCTACATAGGTCTCTCCTCCCTCTGATCCTGGACTATCgtttttccctccttttccatTCACTGGGTCCTCCCCTCTGGGGTCATCTAAAGGGAAAGGCCAGAGAACACACAGAACCTACAGAGGAGGAGCTTCTTTCTAAAAAACTGCTGGTGGTTGTGGGTATTTCAAACCAAGAGAAGTCAGCAGAAGCTGAGATTAAGAGAGGCATTGTTATAGTTCATAGAAAATGGTCAGTCAATAATAAGACAGAGCTAAATTTTTGAAAgcatatttgtataaattttttttttctctgctcagTAGATCTATTTTTCGAATTTATAtcaattggctttttttttttcctgtggcacTGGACTTAGTGCCAAGCAGACCTGCAGGGGAAAATCACTTCAGCATATTTTAGATAGTCGTCCTTTGAGGTACTATTCATTTGGGGACTCACATCAAACTATTGTAGGCCAGGAAAGTCCAGATGTAACAAAGGTAAGTGCTGAGACTTTTACCAGGAGATCAGCATCAGGAATTCTAGGAACTCACGGCTGGCTAGTGGCACAGAATTATTTTGGGTGTCCCACATGTGCAAGATGGTACATGTACAAGGCATAGATGGGAGTGAGTGAACAATGACCTGAGAAACGAGAGAATCTGAAAAGGAGAGCAGTGTAGGGTCTTGACCCTGTATCTCAGGACTTCCGGACTTCACATATTGCCTTGAAACAGAGACACAGCCCTTACCTCATATAGGAAGAAGCACAGCTTCCAGACCACACCAACTCTCTTGAGAATCATTTGAGGGATAAAGAGGTtcaagaagacaaagaaagaagagttGGTTCATCTGGCAGGGATGAATGTAGGTGAGTATATGGCTGTCTCTGGGATGAGAGGTCAAAGGCTCCTCCAGTCACCGGCAATTCAAATCCTCTCTAGGAGTAGAGATAGATGCAGACAGGCAGCTGAGAACCCAGGGCAGGATCCTGCAGCAGGGAGCTGAATCTCCTCCAAAGTTTTCTCATCCACTGTCCTTATGAAAAGTCCTTACTGCTTTGGAATGGTTCTAGCTGAGTTCTTGAGTCCAGGTCCTCAGATTTCACATATTCCCCTTATGCTGTGATCAATGATAAAAGAGGAGCCAGCAGGAATGTGGGAAAGGGAGGTATAAGAGGAGCTGCTTAAAAGAGACCCACCAATGCCCAGCCTCACTCTCCCTGGGCCAACAGTGAGCCTTGTCCTGGGGGAGGCTTCACAGTCTCACCCTCTCAGCTGACATGACCTTCCTGAAAATGTTGCTCCAGGAAATGGGATTTTAATGAGTCCCCTTGGGCATGTCTCCTGGCCTGCCATTTCTTCAAACTTTACCACCAAATGAGCTCTGCACCTTGAGGCCTTGTTCTGCCCCTCATGAACTTGCTATGGTTCATCACTCACTGGAGTCTAAGATCTTTCTTCTGCCTCACAAAACCAAAACTATTTTTAACCTAGAAATCACTGACTGGAAAACCAGTCAGAGGCTGTTTCTGATCAAATGGCTGTTTCTCACCTCCCTGTCCAGCCCTCTATTCATATCATAAAGGATGTCTCATGGGTTCTATAAATGCTGCCACTCCCATATCCCTCTTTGTGCCATA
Encoded here:
- the OR2AG2 gene encoding olfactory receptor 2AG2, which produces MELWNSTLGSAFILVGILNDSGSPEVVCATITVLYLLALTSNGLLLLAITMEARLHVPMYLLLGQLSLMDLLFTSVVTPKALADFLRRENTISFGGCALQMFLALTMGGAEDLLLAFMAYDRYVAICHPLKYMTLMSPRVCWLMVATFWILASLTALGHTMYTMHFPFCMSWEIRHLLCEIPPLLKLACADTSRYELIIYMTGVTFLLLPISAIVASYTLILFTVLHMPSNEGRKKALVTCSSHLTVVGMFYGAATFMYVLPSSFHSPKQDNIISVFYTIVTPALNPLIYSLRNKEVMGALRRVLGKYVLLAHSTL